The genomic segment ACCGAACAGGATCGCACCGGCCGCCACGCCGACCATGCACAGGATCAGGATCAGCGACGTCAGGAACAGACAGCCGGAAACGGAACTACTTCGGCGCCGCATCCAGGTGCTCCTGCAGAATGACCGCCGCTGCCCGGGCGTGCTCCATGGCCTCGGGGCCAGTTCGGATTCGGGCTGCCTGGGATGACCCCGTCTCATCCCAGGCTACCACCGGGATCGTTGTCGCTACCCGCAGCGCATCTATCAGTCGAACGGCTCGCCGGGCCTGCGGACCGAGCTCCCCGTCTAGGCCATAGGGTACCCCGACAACAATTCGCTCGACGCCGTGCTCGCCTGCGGTCTCAAGCAGTGCCTGGACGTCGCGCTCACGCGAGACATGGCGCAGCACTCGCAAGGGGCGCGCGATCGTGCCAGTGGGGTCGGAGACCGCGACACCGAGATGAACGTCACCGGGGTCGACCGCCAGCACGCGCCCCATCACGGAGCTTCCCAGGGCAGGGAGATCCGAATGCGGCTCTCTACCCAGGGCACACGGTTGAGCCAGGCTGGCCTGACGATGATCTCGGGTGGCAGGGAGAGGCCTGCTCTCTGTAGGAGAATCTGGCGGGCCTCTTCAACAGGTAGGCCGCGAATGGCACGCGCCAAGCCCGCCCGATCGACGGGGCGGTAGACGGTCCAGTGGGCGGCCACGTCAAGAGTGCGGCCGGCAGGGTCACCTCCGGGTGTCAGCTCGCCCATGGTCAGCGATCCGGGCGCAGGGATCCAGCCGGGGTCTGCGGCGGCCTCGATCTCGTCCCAGGTGTTCTGCTTGAGGTCGTCCTCGAGAAGCGCCAGGCCCCCAATTCGGACTTCTTGCCAAAGGCCGACGGAGTCAGCGGCCTCACCCGCCGAAAGATCAAACGCTTGCTCGACGACATCCACCACCCGCAGCGACCCCGGGAGAAGGCTCTCGCCCGCCTGCAGGTTATCCTGCAGCGCAAGCCGAGCCTGCTCAAACAGCTGGTCCTCGAGGGCGCGTTGCAGGGTCGGAAGGTCGGCCGGCGCGACTGCGGAGCGAATTCGGTCGGAACCGCCTGACAGATCCTGCGGATTTGAGACGGAGGCCTGCAATCCGAGCGGGCCGTCCACCGAGTCAAGCGAGCCTGCGGCCAGGTTGCCCGCTGACCCGGCTGCGACCGCGGCGACCGGGACGCTCACGGTGCTTCCCTGGCCCGCCGGGAGTTCCGCCACCACCGTCGTGATGAAGCGGACCGGGTCCTGACGGGTGGGGCGCACACTGGTTCCCTCGGGGATGCTCACCGGCTCAGACGTCAAGTTGGTGAACAAGGCAGTCCCGACGGCGGGGGTTACGGGTGCCAGGACGGTGCCGGTCGTCGGCAGGCGGAGTTTCCCCTGCAGCGTCACCTCGACCTGTCGGGAGGCAAGTCCTTGCACCGGGCCACCCTGCAGCTGTCCCGGGGAGGCCTCCAGCATCACGGTCTGTTCTCGGGTCTGACTGATCGGGGTGACCAGAGCGTCGGCAGAAGGCAAGATGGCGGCCGCCATTGCCAGCAGGGAAATCGCCGCCAGCCCGATCCACAGCCACCGCTGCGCTCCACGCGTGGTGGAGAGCCCCAGAATAGGTGGGCGCGGCGGCAGCCTGCCAGGCTGACCGGAGCGCCCTGGGTGGACGTTCCTGGAGATGGGTGATGCCGACGGGAGCCATGCGCCTTCACGGACCTCGTCCAGGGATGGGAAGTGCGGGATGGCCGCGGCTTCGGCGGCCGTCACCAGGACCGGGTGGCGGGTCACGAGGGCTAGCTGACGGCCGCGCAAGGCTGCTTCTCGGTGGAGCAGCACAAGGTCAAGCTGGGTGAGCCGCGTCCGGCCCCGGTTGGGGTAGACGAGCACCACTCGAGGCGCCTGCGACCATGCCAGTCGGTCCCGCACCGAGGCCCGGTCGTCCTGAGACTCAAGCTCGATGATCTGGAGCTTCATCCGCGCAGCCGTTCCCCCGAGTAAGGCGAGCTTGCCGGATCGCCGGCCGGGGTTGTGAGCGGCACTGCATGCCTACGCCAGGTGCCTGCGCACGTAGTCTTCGGCCTGGTCGAGGGCCAGGCGCAGCTTGGAAGGATCCTTGCCGCCGGCCTGGGCCATCCCCGGCTTGCCGCCTCCGCCGCCGCCCATCACTCCGGCAGCCTGCTTGACAAGCTCTCCTGCGTGCAACCCGCGTGCCACCCCATCCGGGCTGATGGCGGCCACAATCACCGGGCGACCTTCCGGGGCGGAACCGAGTACGATCACGCTGGAAGGATACCGGGCGCGCAAACGGTCCACCAGTCTGCGCAGGGTTTCCGCATCGGCGGATCCCACCTCGCCGGCGATCATCGTGACGCCTTGCACCTGCTGGGGCCGGAGTTGCAGGGCCTCGGCTTCCGCCTGCTGCAGCCGCAGCGTCTCCAGGCGCCGCTCCAGG from the Anaerolineales bacterium genome contains:
- the ruvX gene encoding Holliday junction resolvase RuvX, coding for MGRVLAVDPGDVHLGVAVSDPTGTIARPLRVLRHVSRERDVQALLETAGEHGVERIVVGVPYGLDGELGPQARRAVRLIDALRVATTIPVVAWDETGSSQAARIRTGPEAMEHARAAAVILQEHLDAAPK
- a CDS encoding baseplate J/gp47 family protein, which translates into the protein MKLQIIELESQDDRASVRDRLAWSQAPRVVLVYPNRGRTRLTQLDLVLLHREAALRGRQLALVTRHPVLVTAAEAAAIPHFPSLDEVREGAWLPSASPISRNVHPGRSGQPGRLPPRPPILGLSTTRGAQRWLWIGLAAISLLAMAAAILPSADALVTPISQTREQTVMLEASPGQLQGGPVQGLASRQVEVTLQGKLRLPTTGTVLAPVTPAVGTALFTNLTSEPVSIPEGTSVRPTRQDPVRFITTVVAELPAGQGSTVSVPVAAVAAGSAGNLAAGSLDSVDGPLGLQASVSNPQDLSGGSDRIRSAVAPADLPTLQRALEDQLFEQARLALQDNLQAGESLLPGSLRVVDVVEQAFDLSAGEAADSVGLWQEVRIGGLALLEDDLKQNTWDEIEAAADPGWIPAPGSLTMGELTPGGDPAGRTLDVAAHWTVYRPVDRAGLARAIRGLPVEEARQILLQRAGLSLPPEIIVRPAWLNRVPWVESRIRISLPWEAP